A genomic region of Streptococcus suis contains the following coding sequences:
- the hpf gene encoding ribosome hibernation-promoting factor, HPF/YfiA family codes for MIKFSIRGENLEVTDALRTYVEEKVAKIEKYFNEEQELNAKVNLKVYRDKRAKVEVTIPVGAVTLRAEDISQEMYGSIDLVVDKIERQIRRNKTKIERKHRQKVATGQVFTDELVEQTGEEVKVVRTKQVDLKPMDMEEAVLQLELLGHDFFIYTDANDGTTNVLYRREDGDLGLLEVRQ; via the coding sequence ATGATTAAATTCAGTATTCGTGGAGAAAACCTTGAAGTTACAGATGCACTTCGCACCTATGTAGAAGAGAAAGTGGCTAAGATTGAGAAATATTTCAATGAAGAACAAGAGTTGAATGCTAAAGTAAATCTAAAAGTTTACCGTGACAAGCGCGCAAAAGTAGAAGTAACAATTCCAGTTGGAGCAGTTACACTTCGCGCAGAAGATATTTCACAAGAAATGTATGGCTCTATCGATCTTGTAGTAGATAAGATTGAACGCCAAATTCGTCGTAACAAAACCAAGATTGAACGAAAACATCGTCAAAAAGTGGCAACTGGTCAAGTCTTTACAGATGAACTTGTTGAGCAAACAGGTGAGGAAGTGAAAGTGGTTCGTACTAAGCAAGTAGACTTGAAACCAATGGATATGGAAGAAGCAGTCCTCCAATTGGAGTTGCTCGGACATGATTTCTTTATCTATACAGATGCTAATGACGGTACAACAAATGTATTGTATAGACGTGAAGATGGAGATTTGGGTCTTCTAGAGGTACGTCAATAA